From Pseudomonas sp. LS1212, the proteins below share one genomic window:
- the pqqC gene encoding pyrroloquinoline-quinone synthase PqqC, with amino-acid sequence MTTPMSPIEFEQALRAKGACYHIHHPYHRAMYEGRATRAQIQGWVANRFYYQVSIPLKDAAILANCPDPDTRREWIRRILDHDGVPGEDGGIEAWLCLAEAVGLDREQVLSQELVLPGVRFAVDAYVNFARRASWQEAASSSLTELFAPQIHQSRLDSWPQHYPWIDPVGYDYFRKRLTEARRDVEHGLRITLGHYCSFEAQQRMLQILQFKLDVLWSMLDAMSMAYELDRPPYHTVTLERVWHRGICL; translated from the coding sequence ATGACCACGCCCATGAGCCCCATCGAATTCGAGCAGGCCCTGCGCGCGAAGGGCGCCTGCTACCACATCCACCACCCTTATCATCGGGCCATGTACGAGGGCCGGGCCACCCGCGCGCAGATCCAGGGCTGGGTGGCCAACCGTTTCTATTACCAGGTGAGCATTCCCCTGAAGGATGCTGCGATCCTTGCCAACTGCCCGGACCCTGATACTCGCCGCGAATGGATCCGGCGCATCCTCGACCACGACGGCGTGCCGGGCGAGGACGGCGGTATCGAGGCCTGGCTGTGCCTGGCCGAGGCCGTGGGCCTGGACCGTGAGCAGGTGCTTTCCCAGGAGCTGGTGCTGCCGGGCGTGCGCTTCGCAGTGGACGCCTACGTCAACTTTGCCCGTCGGGCCAGCTGGCAGGAGGCGGCCAGCAGCTCGCTGACCGAGCTGTTCGCCCCGCAGATCCACCAGTCACGGCTCGACAGCTGGCCGCAGCACTACCCCTGGATCGACCCGGTCGGCTATGACTACTTTCGCAAGCGCCTCACAGAAGCGCGCCGCGACGTGGAGCACGGCCTGCGCATCACCCTGGGACACTACTGCAGTTTCGAGGCCCAGCAACGCATGCTCCAGATCCTGCAATTCAAGCTGGACGTGCTCTGGAGCATGCTCGATGCCATGAGCATGGCCTACGAGCTTGACCGCCCGCCTTACCACACAGTGACCCTCGAGCGGGTCTGGCATCGAGGCATATGCTTATGA
- the pqqD gene encoding pyrroloquinoline quinone biosynthesis peptide chaperone PqqD, protein MSTFDLQRVPSLRPGYRLQWEPAQQGHVLLYPEGMIKLNESAAIITALIDGRSDVASIIQQLSTRYPDALELAEDVVYFMEIACEQFWIQLA, encoded by the coding sequence ATGAGCACCTTCGACCTGCAGCGCGTCCCCAGCCTGCGCCCCGGATATCGCCTGCAATGGGAGCCGGCCCAGCAAGGCCATGTACTGCTCTACCCGGAGGGCATGATCAAGCTCAACGAGAGTGCCGCCATCATCACAGCCCTGATCGATGGCCGCAGCGACGTGGCGTCCATCATCCAGCAGCTCAGCACCCGCTACCCGGACGCACTGGAGCTGGCCGAAGACGTCGTGTACTTCATGGAGATCGCCTGTGAACAATTCTGGATCCAACTCGCCTGA
- the pqqE gene encoding pyrroloquinoline quinone biosynthesis protein PqqE: MNNSGSNSPEQAVGLPLWLLAELTYRCPLQCPYCSNPLDFARQGEELSTAEWIDVFRQARELGAAQLGFSGGEPLVRQDLEELIRAASELGYYTNLITSGMGLGEARMAAFKEAGLDHIQISFQAADETVNNLLAGSRKAFAQKLAMARAVKAQGYPMVLNFVTHRHNIDQIERIIELCLALEADFVELATCQFYGWAELNRAGLLPTREQLQRAERITHEYRARLAAENHPCKLIFVTPDYYEERPKACMNGWGNLFLDITPDGTALPCHSARQLPVQFPNVREQSLHHIWYESFGFNRFRGYDWMPDPCRSCDEKERDFGGCRCQAFMLTGDASNADPVCAKSPQHGVILAAREEARHSLKPIEQLTFRNERNARIIAKSR; encoded by the coding sequence GTGAACAATTCTGGATCCAACTCGCCTGAGCAGGCGGTCGGCCTGCCGCTGTGGCTGCTGGCCGAGCTTACCTACCGCTGCCCCCTGCAATGCCCCTATTGCTCCAACCCGCTGGATTTCGCCCGGCAGGGCGAGGAACTCAGCACAGCCGAGTGGATCGACGTGTTCCGCCAGGCCCGTGAGCTGGGCGCGGCGCAGTTGGGTTTCTCCGGTGGCGAACCACTGGTGCGCCAGGACCTGGAAGAGTTGATTCGCGCCGCCAGCGAGTTGGGCTACTACACCAACCTGATCACCTCCGGCATGGGCCTGGGCGAGGCGCGCATGGCCGCCTTCAAGGAGGCCGGGCTGGACCATATCCAGATCAGCTTCCAGGCTGCCGACGAAACCGTGAACAACCTGCTGGCCGGCTCGCGCAAGGCGTTCGCCCAGAAGCTGGCGATGGCGAGGGCGGTCAAGGCCCAGGGTTACCCCATGGTGCTCAACTTCGTCACCCACCGGCACAACATCGACCAGATCGAGCGCATCATCGAACTCTGCCTGGCCCTGGAGGCGGATTTCGTCGAGCTTGCCACCTGCCAGTTCTACGGCTGGGCCGAGCTGAACCGCGCCGGGCTATTGCCCACCCGCGAGCAACTGCAGCGTGCCGAACGCATCACCCATGAATATCGGGCCCGGCTTGCCGCCGAGAATCATCCCTGCAAACTGATCTTCGTCACCCCGGACTATTATGAAGAGCGACCCAAGGCCTGCATGAACGGTTGGGGCAACCTGTTCCTCGACATTACCCCGGATGGCACCGCGCTGCCTTGCCACAGTGCCCGGCAGCTGCCGGTGCAGTTCCCCAACGTGCGCGAGCAGAGCCTGCACCACATCTGGTACGAATCCTTCGGTTTCAACCGTTTCCGCGGCTACGACTGGATGCCCGACCCCTGCCGCTCCTGCGACGAGAAAGAGCGCGATTTCGGCGGCTGCCGTTGCCAGGCCTTCATGCTCACAGGCGACGCCAGCAATGCCGATCCGGTGTGCGCCAAGTCCCCGCAGCACGGCGTCATTCTTGCCGCCCGTGAAGAAGCCCGGC